ACGCCAACTGGACGGGAACGCTGGCCGGCGCGGTGCTGTATCACACGCAAAATCGGCTTTCAGAGACGGGCAAAGAGGCGCTCAGGCCGGGCATTGTGCATCGTTTGGACAAAGACACGTCGGGACTCATCGTCGTTGCCAAAGACGACGCGACGCATTACGCGCTTGCCAAACAATTCGCCGAGCGAACTACCGAAAAAATTTATACCGCGCTCGTTTGGGGCTGCCCGAAACCGCCGAGCGGCACGATTCAAACCAACATTTGGCGAAGCAAACGCGACCGGAAAATCATGGCAAACTATCCGTTCGAGTCCGAAACGGGCAAACCGGCGATTACGGATTATGAAGTCAAAGAAGATTTTCATTGGTTTTCGCTGTTGGACTTGCAACTTCATACCGGACGCACGCATCAAATTCGCGCACACCTCCAACATTTGGGGCATGCAATTTTTTCGGACGAAGTTTATGGCGGAAAATCCGTTAGGAAACTCGGGTTTCCACAAAGTGAGGCGTTTGTTAGGAATCTGTTTCAAGTGATTCCGCGTCAAGCGTTACACGCGAAAAAATTAGGATTTAAGCATCCGGCAACCGAAAACTTTGTTACTTTTGAAGCAAGTTTGCCGGAGGACATGGAACAGGCGATTCAAAAGATTAAAACGCTGAGCTATTGAAAACGCACAAAACTGGAAAATGAAAGATGACTCGCAAGCTGATTTCTACCGGCTCGGTATTTGAAGCCAAAATCGGATATTCTCGCGCTGTGGTTGACGGCGATTATGTGTTCGTGTCGGGGACAACTGGATACGATTACGAAACCATGCGCATTTCGGACGGCGCACCGGAGCAAGCGGAGCAGTGTTTCAAAAATATTGAAAACACGCTGGCCGAAGCCGGAAGTAGTTTGGCGCAAGTGGTGCGAGTTCGTTATATCTTTCCCGACAGACGGGACTTCGCGCCGTGCCTGCCGGTGTTTCAAAAATATCTGGGGACTGTTCGCCCTGCCGCGACCATGATGGTGGCTGGATTGTTGGACGAAAAAATGAAACTTGAAATTGAAGTGACAGCAAAGGTCACGCGCTTATAAAAACTCGACGTCTTCAGCAACTTTATTTGTGCAATGTCAAAACCTATCAATCTGAATGTCTCTTGAAATGATACTTTCTCGCTTAACTCGCTTCGTATGGCTTTGGCCGATGCTGGTCGGCGCGGCTTTCTTTTCCTCAGGTTGCGGTTCAAGTGCGCAGCCCGCTCGCTCTGTGTTTGACATTTCGCCCAAAGAGCGGGTGCTTTACGAACGGCTGCTTGAGCAAGCCGATGGCAAGGTTCGCTATGCCGAGTCGTTTGACCTGACAAAATTGGCCATGCGCGAAATTTGGCCGGAAAATCCCGAACAGGTTCGCACGATTTTGTTTTTCATTCACGGAACTTCCGCGCAATCGCGTCTTTATTTGCCGCTTGCCGATACGCTTAAAAACCACGGCATCGCTACCGTCCTGCTCGATTTGCGCGGACACGGGCTTTCCGGCGGGCGGCGCGGCCATGCGCCCGGCATCGACGCGCTCGTTCGTGACGTGCGCATCGCGCTCGATACGATTCGCCATGCTTATCCCGGAAAAAATATCGTGCTGGGCGGCCACAGTCTCGGCGCGGGGCTTTGTGTGAAGTTCGTGGAATTTTTTCACGAAAGGCCGTCGCTTTACACCCGGCCTGACGGCATGGTTTTGATGTCCGGCGGATTTATTCCTAACGAAAATTGCGATTCGGCGGAAGTTCGGCGCGTGAGCCAGCGCCAAGAAGGCCGCTCGTTTGCGAATGTGAACGGATGGGGGCTTGCCGCGTTTTTGCCTGCGGCGTATCTTGATTTGCATCCGCGAGCCATCGAGGTCGTCTTGCCTAACGATTCGCTCGTCACAAAGGCGCTTCAGGAAAATTTGCTGACGGTAAATTATTCCCTTCAATTTTTCCTTGCGTCGTTTCCGTTTCAACCGAAACAGACTTTTCGGCATATCGATTTTCCGATTTTGATGCTGCTTGGAAAGGACGATGAATTGCTCAAAACTTGCGACGCGAAATACACTTACGAGCGTGCCAAGTCAAAGGTGAAAGATTTGTATCTTTTGAGCGAAACGAATCACATTAATATTATTTGGCATTCGGCGTTGGCCATTGCCGACTGGCTGAATCAAAACATTTCGAATTCAGAAAAACCTTAGTCATAAACATGGATATTCCTTCACGCGAGATCATTTTGTCAGGTTATCGTCATCGCTACATCGATGTGGGAAGCGGGAATAAATCGCTCGTTTTGGTTCATGGCGTTTCGTCCTCGTTGGATATTTATGAAAAAGTCATTCCGAAATTTGCGGAGCATTACCGCGTGTTGGCCTTCGATTTGTTAGGATTCGGCGAATCGGAAAAGCCGCCGAAGGAAAATTACACGATTCATTTTTATGCCAAACTCATCAACGAGTTTATTCAAAAATCGGGTGCGCTTGGCGAGGGCAAGGAAGTTTATTTGTTAGGCCATTCGATGGGCGGAAAGTACGCCGTCGCAACGACCATTTTATATCCTGAAAGCGTTCAAAAGCTGATTTTGAGCAACACCGACGGCTTTTTGCATGTGCCGCATGTGATTCGCGCGGCGAGTTTTTGGGGCGTTCGGCATCTCGTCAAAAAAATCGTCACGCGCCGTGCGTTTGTCAAAAAAGCGATGGAGACGGTTTATTACGACGCCTCGCACATCACGGAGGAGCATTTTGAATACAATGTGCGCATGGTTCAAGACGAGGCGACCTTCAACACCGTGATGATTTTGAATCGCAACTACAAGGAACTGGATTTGGCGCGAACCGGCCTGCGCCGCCGAATCAACGAAATCAAAATTCCGACGCTCATCATTTGGGGCGAGTTCGATAAGTTCATCTCGCCGAAGTGTGCTTTTACGGCGAAGCAGGAAATCGCAAATTCGGAGCTTCACATCATCAAGGCGTGCGGCCACGCGCCGATGGTGGAAAAGCACGAGGAATTTGCCGCCGTGACGCTCGTTTTTTTGGAAAAACCCTAAGCGGCTATGTGGTTTGCGCTGTCGTTGCTTTCCGCCGTCTCGAAGTCGGCAAGTCAAATCCTCACCAAAAAGCTGCACGCGCTCGGCACGCTCGAGCTGGCCGCTTATAGCCACATTTTTTCAGCCGTTTTAATCCTGCCGCTATTTTTCTTTGTTGAAATCCCGCTGACGGGCGCATTTCTTTATCCGACCGCTTGCAGCACGGTGATGAATGTCGTGGCGATTTTGCTGCTCATTCAAGCCATCAAAATCAGCGACCTCTCGTATAGCATTCCGTTTTTGTCCCTAACGCCGGTGTTTGTGATTTTGGTTGCTTTCGTCTTTCGGGGCGAGGTGATGTCGCCGCTGAGTGCGAGCGGGATTTTTCTCATCGTGCTTGGTGCGTTCGTCATCGACGCGCGGTCGCTCCCTGATTTGGCGCGATTCGGCGGCGCGAGAATTTTTAAGGACAAGGGCGTTTTATTGGTTCTCAGCGTCGCGCTAATTTATTCCGTCTCGAGCGTTTGCGACAAAAGCGCCACGCTGGCTTCGTCGCCGCTTGCGTATGTGTGGCTTTTCACGCTGGCACGCGCCGCAATTTTCGGCCTGCTGCTTTTCCTCTCGCGCTTGAAGCACGGCGCAAAAAAATCGCCGGCCTTTGAACGCCGAAACCTGCTCGTACTCATTTTCATCGGCTTAATTTACTTTTTGGAAGCAAGTTTTCAGATGCAAGCCTTTGAATACGGCAATGTCGCGGAAATCATCGGCGTGAAGCGGGTAAGCATTCTTTTTACCTCGCTTTCCGGCTTTATGATTTTCAAGGAATCCTTCACGCGCTATAAGCTAATCGGCGCGATGCTGCTGGTGCTGGGTGCGGTGGTGATTTATGTGTTTCGGTGAATTAAGCGAAAACGGTATTATAGTAGAATCAAAAATTAATAATTGAGGAAAATTCTAGGATGTGTCGGGCTGAGCGGAGACGAAGCCTGTATTTGTTGCGCCCTTCGTCTCCGCTCAGGGTGACACGGATATATTTTTGCATAATTTCCTATCACTATTTTCAGGATTTACTATAATGCGTCTTGTCAGCGTGTTATGCTTCAAAAACGACATAAAAAAAGCGCCACAACTTGGCGCTTTTTCAGAATCTTTCAAAACTTTCCTCAAACGGTCATTTCGTTGCCTTGATGCAGCTTGAAGAGTTTGTAATTCACGCTGTCGCTTAAGGCTTGCCAACTGGCTTCGATGATGTTGGTGGAAACGCCGACGGTCGACCAAGTCGCGTGGCCATCGCTGGTTTCAATCAAGACGCGCACTTTGGCCGAAGTGCCTTGCTTTTCGTCCAACACGCGGACTTTGTAGTCAATCAGCTGAATATCTGCAATTTCAGGGTAAAAGCGCGTCAAGGCTTTTCGAAGCGAATTGTCCAGTGCATTCACCGGGCCGTCGCCTTCGGCAGCTGTGTGCTCAATTTCACCACCTACTTCGATTTTGAGCATGACATGTGCTGCATGATGGCCGTGCTTGTTATACTCGGTATGCACACGTGAATCCAGCACGCTGAAATAGGGCTTGAATTCGCCGAGTTCTGCGCGCAAGATCAGTTCAAATGATGCTTCCGCGCCTTCAAATTGATAGCCTTCATACTCGAGCTTTTTAATGTGATCGACCAATTTTTTCGCCAGTTCCTTGTTGCTCTCCAAATCGACGCCAAGCTCAGCCGCTTTGTAGCGAATGTTGCTTTGTCCGGCCAAGTCGGAAACCAACACGCGCTGCTTGTTGCCGACGACCGTTGGGTCGATATGCTCATACATCAAGCTGTCTTTCAAAACCGCGCTAACATGAATGCCGCCTTTGTGCGCGAACGCCGATTTTCCCACAAATGGCGAGCGTGTATTCGAGGGCAAATTTAAAATTTCATTCACGAAGTTCGAGAGCGCCGTAAGCTTTTCAAGGTGAAGCGCTTCTTGCATTGGCTCGCGTTTGAGTTTCAAAATCAAATTTGGGATGATGCTTGCCAAATTGGCGTTGCCGCAGCGTTCGCCGAGGCCGTTCATCGTGCCTTGCACATGTGTGGCGCCGGCGCGAACCGCCGCAATGGAATTTGCAACAGCCAGTTCGCCGTCGTTATGCGCATGGATGCCAACCGGCACGGAAACCGTACTCAGCACATCCTTCATAATTTCCGAAACTTCATGCGGCAACGAGCCCCCGTTTGTGTCGCATAGCGCAATAATATCCGCTCCGCCGCGCTCGGCAGCCAGAATCATTTTTTTTGCAAAATCAGCGTCGGCTTTGTAGCCGTCAAAAAAATGCTCGGCGTCAAAAATGACCTTTCTCCCATGCGATTTCAGATATTGAACCGATTTGAAAATCAGTTCCTCGTTTTCCGCATCGGTTAGTCCGAGACTTTTTTCGGAATGAAAACGCCATGTTTTGCCAAAAATAGTAATGACCGGCGTTTCGGCACGAAGCAGCCCGTTTAAATTTGCGTCGGATTCAATCTTGTTGGGAAAGCGAGCCGTTGAACCAAACGCGCAAAGCTGCGCATGTTTGAAGTCGATGGATTTGGCCAAGTTGAAAAATTCTTCATCACGCGGGTTGCTGCTCGGCCAACCGCCTTCAATGTAATCCATGCCGAATTCGTCTAAGCGCTGGGCGATGAACAACTTATCCTGAACGGATAAGCTGACGCCTTCGCCCTGCGTGCCATCTCTGAGCGTCGTATCAAAAAATTCAATGCGTTGATGCGTATTCATGATGTGACTCATGCCGTAATTTTGTTTTGTGCGTATCAGCCTGAGCGGGTAATTTTTCCGAAGCTGAAAAAGATAAATTGTTGAATGACAAATGGCAACTTGTCATGCTGAGCTTTCCTCTGGCGAAGCATCCAATTCGTCAGGTCAAGTTGGATGCTCGGCGAAGAAGCCTCAGAATGACAATGATTCTTTTTTGTCATTGGCAACGGAGACGAAAACTACTTTTTCAAAAAGTTGCATTTCGTCTCCGCTCAATGCGACAATGAAACTGCGATTTTTAAGAAAGCAAAGCATTTTTGCGGGCGTACTCAAAAATGCCGCCTGCTTCAACAATGCTCAGCACATCGCCCAACGGATTGAGCGCGTAAGTTTTGCCATCGGTGAGGTTCGTGAGTGTTTTTTCGGCCACGTTGATTTCTACCTCATCTCCGGTTTTAATTTTGTCGTTGATTTTTTCCGTTGCCTCGCACGGGACGACAAAGCCGCCGTCGACCGAGTTGCGGTAAAAAATCCGTGCGTACGATTCCGCAATAATGGCTTTCACACCAGCCACCTGCAACGCAAACGGTGCATGTTCGCGCGAAGAACCGCAGCCGAAGTTCGAACCGCCGATGATGATGCTATATTCGGACTCGTAATTCTCACCGTTGATGAATGGAATGTTTCCGTCCGGCAAGCCGCCTTGAACCGGAGGCACGCCGGAAAGCGCATAGCGCCCGTAGTTTTTGAGTTCTTCAGGGTCGGTTAAGCTATAAACCAAATGCTCTGCGGGAATAATCTGGTCGGTGTCGATATTATTTCCCAACACATAAGCTTTCCCTTTGATAATATTTTCCATGTCTCCCTTACTATGGTTGAAAATTCGTTCAAACTTTATACAAAATCTCTCGGGTCGGTAATCACGCCATTGACTGCAGATGCGGCAACGGTCAAGGGTGATGCCAAATAGACTTCGGACTTTTTGCTGCCCATTCTGCCCGGGAAGTTGCGATTGGTGGTCGAGATGACTGTGTCGCCGTCGGAGCTTCTGCCGACTGTGTCAGCAGGGCCGCCCAAGCAAGCCGCGCAAGACGATTCGGCGATGATGCAACCGGCTTTTTCGAAGATTTCCATGTAGGTCATGCCGTCGATGGTTTTCTCCGTAAGTTGCTTGGCAACTAAAGTGCTGCCTGGCACAACGAAGGTCGGCACTTTCACGGTTTGGCCGTGAAGCACTTTCGCGGCAAATTCAAAGTCGGTGAGTTTTCCGCCAGTGCAAGAACCCAAGTAGCACTTGGTGAGTTTCGTGCCAGCCACGTTGCGCACCGTATCGCGGTTGTCCGGGCTGTGCGGTTTGGCGACGACTGGCTCAAGCTCTTCCACATTGTAATGGTAGGTGCTGAAATATTTCGCATCAGGGTCGCTGTGGAAAATTTCATACGGCGCGGAAGTGCGAGCTTTGACAAATGCCTCCGTGATTTCGTCCGCTGCGATAATGCCGCTCATGCCGCCGGCTTCGATGGCCATGTTGGTCAGCGTCATGCGCTCGTCAATTGGCAAGGAATGAATGGCTTCGCCGGCGAATTCCATCGCGCGATAGGTTGCGCCGTCGGTAGTGATGTCGCCCAAGATTTGCAAAATCAAATCTTTTGCGGTCAAATATTTCGGCATTTTGCCGTCAAAGACGAACTTCATGGATTCGGGGACTTTTTCCCAAATTTTGCCCGTTCCCAAAATGAAGGCCGCATCGGTATTTCCGACGCCGGTCGAAAACATACCGAACGCGCCAGATGTGCAAGTATGCGAGTCCGTGCCGAACAGCACCGTACCCGGCACATTGTAACCTTCTTCGGCAAGCGCGATGTGGCAAACCCCTTTGTAACGTGGCGAGCCGACATCGTAGTAGTTCGGTAAATCGTAGTCTTTCGCGAACTTACGAAGAATATCTATGTTTCGATTGGCGTGTGTATTTTCCGTAAAGATGTAGTGGTCGGGCAAAATCACAAGGCGATCTTTATCCCAAACTTTTGCTTGCTCGCCGAACTCGCGTTCCCAAATGCCGATGGTTGGTGGTCCGCAAACATCGTGCGTCATTAAAACATCCACATTCAGCCACACACTCTCGCCGGGATCAACCGTATTGCGACGGGCGGACTTTGCCAAAATCTTTTGTGTGATCGTCTGTCCCATTTTACTGCTGTTATACTGTTGCTAATTCCTGTTTATCTTGAGAATAATTTTGTTGAAAACTGATGGCCTGCAAATAAGCCTTCGCGCTGGCTTCGATAATGTCGGTGGAAACGCCACGACCAGAAAAATGTCGCCCGTTATCCACAATGCGCACAATCGCTTCGCCCATCGCTTGCCGACCGGAAGTCACCGAGCGCACGCTATACGAGCTAAGGCACGGTTTCATATCTAAAGCGCGTTCGATGGCCTTGAAACTTGCATCCACGGGGCCGTCGCCAGTCGACGATTCCTGAACGCGTTCCTCCTGCATCCGAATAATGACGGTTGCCGTTGGAATTGCGTTCGTTCCGCTGGACACATGCAAATATTCAAGCTGATAAGCTTGGTCGGTGGATTGCAATTCGTCGCCCATCAAAGTGCGCAAGTCGTCGTCGTAAATCTCTTTCTTTTTATCGGCCAAATCCAGAAACTTTTGATAGACGGTTTGCAATTCCTCTTCGGAAAATTTGTAGCCGAGTTCGAACAACCGCGCCTTCAACCCGTGTCTGCCGGAGTGGCGTCCCAAGACGATTTTCGTTTGCGGCACGCCCACCGATTCCGGCGTCATCACCTCGTAGGTTTGGCGATTTTTCAAGACGCCGTCTTGGTGAATGCCCGATTCGTGCGCAAACGCATTGTCGCCGACAACAGCTTTATTCGGCTGCACAATCAATCCCGTATAAGCCGAAACCATCCGGCTGGTGTTGTAAATTTCGCGGGTGTTGATGTTTGTATAATAATTATGCAAATCGGAGC
Above is a window of Chloroherpeton thalassium ATCC 35110 DNA encoding:
- a CDS encoding RluA family pseudouridine synthase, with product MDSEELLDDEASFESLQSEEKKTLTLQVAPNQARERIDKFLTRQVENATRNKVQEAIEESRVLVNGKPIKSNYKVCPNDEIFVIFTHPPAPDLEPENIPLDIVFEDEFLLVINKPAGMVVHPAYANWTGTLAGAVLYHTQNRLSETGKEALRPGIVHRLDKDTSGLIVVAKDDATHYALAKQFAERTTEKIYTALVWGCPKPPSGTIQTNIWRSKRDRKIMANYPFESETGKPAITDYEVKEDFHWFSLLDLQLHTGRTHQIRAHLQHLGHAIFSDEVYGGKSVRKLGFPQSEAFVRNLFQVIPRQALHAKKLGFKHPATENFVTFEASLPEDMEQAIQKIKTLSY
- a CDS encoding RidA family protein, giving the protein MTRKLISTGSVFEAKIGYSRAVVDGDYVFVSGTTGYDYETMRISDGAPEQAEQCFKNIENTLAEAGSSLAQVVRVRYIFPDRRDFAPCLPVFQKYLGTVRPAATMMVAGLLDEKMKLEIEVTAKVTRL
- a CDS encoding alpha/beta fold hydrolase gives rise to the protein MILSRLTRFVWLWPMLVGAAFFSSGCGSSAQPARSVFDISPKERVLYERLLEQADGKVRYAESFDLTKLAMREIWPENPEQVRTILFFIHGTSAQSRLYLPLADTLKNHGIATVLLDLRGHGLSGGRRGHAPGIDALVRDVRIALDTIRHAYPGKNIVLGGHSLGAGLCVKFVEFFHERPSLYTRPDGMVLMSGGFIPNENCDSAEVRRVSQRQEGRSFANVNGWGLAAFLPAAYLDLHPRAIEVVLPNDSLVTKALQENLLTVNYSLQFFLASFPFQPKQTFRHIDFPILMLLGKDDELLKTCDAKYTYERAKSKVKDLYLLSETNHINIIWHSALAIADWLNQNISNSEKP
- a CDS encoding alpha/beta fold hydrolase encodes the protein MDIPSREIILSGYRHRYIDVGSGNKSLVLVHGVSSSLDIYEKVIPKFAEHYRVLAFDLLGFGESEKPPKENYTIHFYAKLINEFIQKSGALGEGKEVYLLGHSMGGKYAVATTILYPESVQKLILSNTDGFLHVPHVIRAASFWGVRHLVKKIVTRRAFVKKAMETVYYDASHITEEHFEYNVRMVQDEATFNTVMILNRNYKELDLARTGLRRRINEIKIPTLIIWGEFDKFISPKCAFTAKQEIANSELHIIKACGHAPMVEKHEEFAAVTLVFLEKP
- a CDS encoding DMT family transporter, which gives rise to MWFALSLLSAVSKSASQILTKKLHALGTLELAAYSHIFSAVLILPLFFFVEIPLTGAFLYPTACSTVMNVVAILLLIQAIKISDLSYSIPFLSLTPVFVILVAFVFRGEVMSPLSASGIFLIVLGAFVIDARSLPDLARFGGARIFKDKGVLLVLSVALIYSVSSVCDKSATLASSPLAYVWLFTLARAAIFGLLLFLSRLKHGAKKSPAFERRNLLVLIFIGLIYFLEASFQMQAFEYGNVAEIIGVKRVSILFTSLSGFMIFKESFTRYKLIGAMLLVLGAVVIYVFR
- the cimA gene encoding citramalate synthase, which gives rise to MNTHQRIEFFDTTLRDGTQGEGVSLSVQDKLFIAQRLDEFGMDYIEGGWPSSNPRDEEFFNLAKSIDFKHAQLCAFGSTARFPNKIESDANLNGLLRAETPVITIFGKTWRFHSEKSLGLTDAENEELIFKSVQYLKSHGRKVIFDAEHFFDGYKADADFAKKMILAAERGGADIIALCDTNGGSLPHEVSEIMKDVLSTVSVPVGIHAHNDGELAVANSIAAVRAGATHVQGTMNGLGERCGNANLASIIPNLILKLKREPMQEALHLEKLTALSNFVNEILNLPSNTRSPFVGKSAFAHKGGIHVSAVLKDSLMYEHIDPTVVGNKQRVLVSDLAGQSNIRYKAAELGVDLESNKELAKKLVDHIKKLEYEGYQFEGAEASFELILRAELGEFKPYFSVLDSRVHTEYNKHGHHAAHVMLKIEVGGEIEHTAAEGDGPVNALDNSLRKALTRFYPEIADIQLIDYKVRVLDEKQGTSAKVRVLIETSDGHATWSTVGVSTNIIEASWQALSDSVNYKLFKLHQGNEMTV
- a CDS encoding LeuD/DmdB family oxidoreductase small subunit codes for the protein MENIIKGKAYVLGNNIDTDQIIPAEHLVYSLTDPEELKNYGRYALSGVPPVQGGLPDGNIPFINGENYESEYSIIIGGSNFGCGSSREHAPFALQVAGVKAIIAESYARIFYRNSVDGGFVVPCEATEKINDKIKTGDEVEINVAEKTLTNLTDGKTYALNPLGDVLSIVEAGGIFEYARKNALLS
- a CDS encoding 3-isopropylmalate dehydratase large subunit — protein: MGQTITQKILAKSARRNTVDPGESVWLNVDVLMTHDVCGPPTIGIWEREFGEQAKVWDKDRLVILPDHYIFTENTHANRNIDILRKFAKDYDLPNYYDVGSPRYKGVCHIALAEEGYNVPGTVLFGTDSHTCTSGAFGMFSTGVGNTDAAFILGTGKIWEKVPESMKFVFDGKMPKYLTAKDLILQILGDITTDGATYRAMEFAGEAIHSLPIDERMTLTNMAIEAGGMSGIIAADEITEAFVKARTSAPYEIFHSDPDAKYFSTYHYNVEELEPVVAKPHSPDNRDTVRNVAGTKLTKCYLGSCTGGKLTDFEFAAKVLHGQTVKVPTFVVPGSTLVAKQLTEKTIDGMTYMEIFEKAGCIIAESSCAACLGGPADTVGRSSDGDTVISTTNRNFPGRMGSKKSEVYLASPLTVAASAVNGVITDPRDFV
- a CDS encoding 2-isopropylmalate synthase, with product MGDKERIIIFDTTLRDGEQSPGASLSIQEKVEIARQLEKLNVDVIEAGFPISSPLQFEAVQRIAAESGVSVAGLARAKEADIKAAYDALKEAKKPRIHTFSSTSDIHILGKFGDVRYGKSLEEKRQMVIKMTIDAVTYAKTLVDDVEFSAEDAGRTDIGYLADVVEAAIGAGATTVNIPDTTGYTFPSEFGQKIAELKRRVKNIEQAVISIHCHNDLGLGVANTLSAIENGARQVECTINGIGERAGNASMEEIVMALKVRSDLHNYYTNINTREIYNTSRMVSAYTGLIVQPNKAVVGDNAFAHESGIHQDGVLKNRQTYEVMTPESVGVPQTKIVLGRHSGRHGLKARLFELGYKFSEEELQTVYQKFLDLADKKKEIYDDDLRTLMGDELQSTDQAYQLEYLHVSSGTNAIPTATVIIRMQEERVQESSTGDGPVDASFKAIERALDMKPCLSSYSVRSVTSGRQAMGEAIVRIVDNGRHFSGRGVSTDIIEASAKAYLQAISFQQNYSQDKQELATV